Proteins encoded within one genomic window of Oryza brachyantha chromosome 7, ObraRS2, whole genome shotgun sequence:
- the LOC102722597 gene encoding pentatricopeptide repeat-containing protein At3g29230-like, protein MEQELLRILRTLGSPHHLRQAHARLVAAGLSASPRLLPALVAAAFSAHSPRHASAALRAAGPAASSVSHNTLIERLAGARGHRPVPADALAAYTAMLAAGVPPNGFTFTFLLRACALLGFPRPCRCVHGQIVRWGFGSEVFVQNTLLDVYYRCGGPGRVAAARQVFDEMVDRDVVSWNSIIGVYMSSGDYTGAMELFEAMPERNVVSWNTLVAGFARVGDMVTAQTVFDRMPSRNAISWNLMISGYASSGDVEAARSMFDRMDQKKDVVSWTAMVSAYAKIGDLDTAKELFDHMPLKNLVSWNAMITGYNHNSRYGEALRTFQLMMLEGRFRPDEATLVSVVSACAQLGSVEYCNWISSFIRKSNVHLTIALGNALIDMFAKCGDVGRAQSIFYEMKTRCIITWTTMISGFAFNGLCREALLVYNNMCREGVELDDMVFIAALAACVHGGLLQEGWSIFNEMVEQYNIQPRMEHYGCVVDLLGRAGNLQEAVLFIESMPLEPSVVIWATLLSSCVAHGNAEFIDYVSKKITELEPFNSSYQVLVSNSSALEGRWDGVIGARTIMRNWGIEKVPGSSSIQVGSEVHEFLAKDTMHERRKEIYETVDGLMALMRHTEEAPWPRHCSTL, encoded by the coding sequence ATGGAGCAAGAGCTGCTCCGCATCCTGCGAACCCTCGGCTCCCCGCACCACCTCAGGCAGGCCCACGCgcggctcgtcgccgccggcctctcCGCGAgcccgcgcctcctcccggcgctcgtcgccgcggccTTCTCCGCCCACTCGCCGCGCCATGCCTCCGCcgcgctccgcgccgccggccccgccgcctccagcgtCTCCCACAACACGCTCATCGAGCGCCTCGCCGGGGCGCGCGGCCACCGCCCCGTCCCCGCGGACGCCCTCGCCGCCTACACCGCCATGCTCGCCGCGGGGGTCCCGCCGAACGGGTTCACCTTCACCTTCTTGCTCCGGGCGTGCGCGCTCCTGGGTTTCCCGCGGCCGTGCCGGTGCGTCCACGGACAGATAGTGAGGTGGGGATTCGGGAGCGAAGTCTTTGTGCAGAACACGCTCCTGGATGTGTACTACAGGTGCGGCGGCCCTGGGCGTGTTGCGGCTGCTCGgcaggtgttcgacgaaatggtTGACAGGGATGTTGTTTCGTGGAACTCTATTATTGGGGTGTACATGTCGAGTGGAGATTACACAGGAGCGATGGAGTTGTTCGAGGCGATGCCAGAGAGGAATGTTGTCTCCTGGAACACTCTTGTTGCGGGGTTTGCTAGGGTGGGTGACATGGTGACAGCGCAGACTGTGTTTGACAGGATGCCTTCTAGGAATGCCATTTCTTGGAATTTGATGATTTCAGGTTATGCATCAAGTGGTGATGTGGAGGCTGCACGTTcgatgtttgatcggatggaCCAGAAGAAGGATGTAGTTTCGTGGACAGCTATGGTTTCTGCTTATGCCAAGATTGGGGATCTAGATACAGCAAAAGAGTTGTTCGATCATATGCCTCTGAAGAACTTGGTTTCGTGGAATGCAATGATAACTGGATACAATCACAACTCGAGATATGGTGAAGCATTGCGCACATTTCAGCTGATGATGCTTGAGGGACGATTCAGACCGGATGAGGCGACATTAGTGAGTGTTGTCTCAGCATGTGCTCAATTGGGCAGTGTTGAATACTGCAACTGGATCAGTTCTTTCATCCGTAAAAGCAACGTCCATCTCACCATTGCACTAGGAAATGCTCTCATAGACATGTTTGCAAAGTGTGGGGATGTTGGGAGGGCACAatcaatattttatgaaaTGAAAACAAGATGTATCATTACATGGACAACAATGATTTCTGGCTTTGCTTTTAACGGTCTTTGTAGAGAAGCCCTTTTGGTCTACAATAATATGTGCAGAGAAGGAGTTGAACTGGATGACATGGTTTTCATTGCTGCACTTGCTGCTTGTGTACATGGAGGTTTGTTGCAAGAAGGTTGGAGTATATTTAATGAAATGGTTGAGCAATATAACATTCAACCTAGAATGGAGCACTATGGGTGCGTAGTGGATCTACTTGGTCGAGCAGGTAACTTACAGGAGGCGGTGTTATTTATTGAAAGCATGCCTCTTGAGCCTAGTGTTGTCATATGGGCCACGTTGCTTAGTTCTTGTGTTGCTCATGGTAATGCAGAGTTTATAGATTATGTCAGTAAGAAGATAACTGAACTGGAACCATTTAATTCTAGTTATCAAGTCCTGGTTTCTAATTCTAGTGCCTTGGAAGGAAGGTGGGATGGTGTGATTGGTGCACGTACAATCATGCGTAATTGGGGAATTGAGAAAGTACCTGGAAGTAGCTCGATCCAGGTAGGCAGTGAGGTTCATGAGTTTTTGGCTAAAGATACAATGCATGAAAGGAGGAAAGAGATATATGAAACAGTTGATGGTTTAATGGCCCTCATGAGACATACAGAGGAAGCACCTTGGCCAAGACACTGTAGCACACTGTAG